ATAACAGCTTTTGCATGTGGTGAAATATAGGATTTATGCCTGAACTCCTCGCGTGCATATATATTAGAAATATGCACTTCAATCACAGGAGTTTTAATGGAAGCAACCGCATCGCCAATGGCTACAGATGTATGTGTAAATGCTGCTGCATTTAAAACAATACCTTCATAAGTAAACCCAACTTGCTGAATTTTATCAATTAAAACTCCATCATGATTGGATTGAAATAGCTCCAACTCTAC
This genomic stretch from Bacteroidota bacterium harbors:
- the aroQ gene encoding type II 3-dehydroquinate dehydratase, with amino-acid sequence MKIIIINGPNLNLLGKRQPEIYGNKSFDDYFEELKILFPDVELELFQSNHDGVLIDKIQQVGFTYEGIVLNAAAFTHTSVAIGDAVASIKTPVIEVHISNIYAREEFRHKSYISPHAKAVIAGFGLDSYRLAIQGLIEMQHQ